In Oryza sativa Japonica Group chromosome 2, ASM3414082v1, the following are encoded in one genomic region:
- the LOC9270100 gene encoding ABC transporter B family member 9: MAGGGGGGGDGGGGAGAGGGGGGGAKRVPMRRLFTFADRLDAALMAVGGVAAVANGVAMPFLAFLIGELVDAFGAADRAHVVHVVSKISLRFTYVAIGSGIAGFLQVSCWMVTGERQAARIRGLYLEAILRQDITFFDLETSTGEVTERMSSDTVLIQDAIGEKVGKFLQLLSTFLGGFIIAFARGWLLSLVMLSSIPPVALAAAAMSIAISKLANRSQLAYAEAGKLVEQTIGSIRTVVSFTGERRATDKYNEFLKISYRSAVHQGAAMGLGIGSVMFIVFCSYGLAVWYGAKLIIEKGYTGGYIINVLMAIMSGAMALGQSSPCLNAFASGQIAAYKMFATINREPEIDASDRSGLVLENFVGDVEFKDVHFSYPARPEQLIFTGFSISIPSGMTMALVGESGSGKSTVISLVERFYDPQSGEVLLDGVNMKLLNLSRIRQKIGLVSQEPILFTTTIRENIEYGKKDASEEEIRRAIVLANAAKFIDKLPNGLDTMVGEHGTQLSGGQKQRIAIARAILKDPRILLLDEATSALDAESEHVVQDALNNIMVNRTTIIVAHRLSTVRNADTISVLHRGQLVEQGPHAELIKYSNGAYYQLLQLQEVNARRNGTYELDPNRLSDVANRLSDVANRLSDAANRLSDAGNFVSRHSIRKLSFERSMSRHSSLGGSRRNSQTYALTEDEIEGCDDTKSGKNVLRRLLHLHKPETAILLLGCIAASANGAILPVFGLLLSSAINAFYEPPHKLRKDSVFWAEIYVILGVVSIFIIPVQHTLFNMAGGKLIERIRALSFSRVVYQDIGWFDDPLNSSGAIGARLSADAASVKSIAGDVLSLIVQSISTALVGIVIAMIANWKLAFIVLCFVPCVFAQSYAQSRLMRGFGADAKEMYEQASTIASDAISNIRTVTSFCVGEKIIESYRNKCKGPVKKGVRQGAISGVGYGFSFALLFCFYAVSFYVGARFVHNGTADVGEVFKVFFALTMMAVGVSQSSSLARDFSKVQDAAASIFKIIDRKSKIDASSDDGMAPEKIEGNIEFQHVSFKYPARTDVQIFTNLCLRIPSGKTVALVGESGSGKSTVVALLERFYDPDSGAIFLDGMDLKTLKLTWLRQQIGLVGQEPVLFNGTIRANIAYGKQDQVSEEEIVAVAEAANAHRFISSLPHGYDTSVGERGVQLSGGQKQRIAIARAILKDPKVLLLDEATSALDSESERIVQEALDRVMVGRTTVIVAHRLSTITGADKIAVIKNGVVAEEGRHGRLLRLPGGAYASLVALQSSSS, encoded by the exons AGGTGTCATGCTGGATGGTGACTGGTGAAAGGCAAGCTGCACGCATCCGTGGGCTGTACCTTGAGGCGATACTTAGACAAGATATTACATTCTTTGATTTGGAGACATCAACCGGAGAAGTTACTGAAAGGATGTCTAGCGACACAGTGTTGATCCAAGATGCCATTGGAGAAAAA GTGGGTAAGTTTCTCCAACTGCTATCAACATTTCTTGGTGGATTCATAATAGCATTTGCAAGAGGCTGGCTTCTGTCCCTAGTTATGTTGTCAAGTATCCCTCCTGTTGCACTTGCTGCTGCAGCCATGTCAATTGCCATATCAAAGCTAGCAAACCGTTCCCAGCTGGCCTATGCTGAAGCAGGGAAGCTGGTTGAGCAGACAATAGGATCAATTAGAACT GTGGTATCTTTCACTGGTGAGAGGAGAGCAACTGACAAATACAATGAATtcttaaaaatatcatataGATCAGCTGTTCACCAGGGCGCGGCTATGGGACTCGGAATTGGTTCAGTTATGTTTATTGTTTTCTGTAGCTATGGGTTAGCGGTATGGTACGGTGCAAAGCTGATTATTGAAAAGGGTTATACTGGGGGATATATCATTAATGTATTGATGGCCATCATGAGTGGTGCAAT GGCACTTGGTCAGAGTTCTCCATGCTTAAATGCTTTTGCATCTGGACAGATTGCGGCTTACAAAATGTTTGCAACAATCAATAGGGAACCTGAGATTGATGCCAGTGATAGGAGTGGCCTTGTATTGGAGAATTTTGTTGGAGATGTTGAGTTCAAAGATGTCCATTTCAGTTACCCTGCAAGGCCTGAGCAACTGATCTTCACTGGCTTCTCAATTAGCATTCCAAGTGGCATGACAATGGCATTGGTTGGTGAAAGTGGAAGCGGGAAATCTACTGTGATTAGTTTGGTCGAAAGGTTCTATGACCCACAATCAGGTGAAGTTCTTTTGGATGGTGTTAATATGAAATTGCTAAATCTTAGCAGGATAAGACAGAAAATAGGGCTTGTCAGCCAAGAGCCTATTCTTTTCACAACTACCATCAGAGAAAATATAGAGTATGGAAAGAAAGATGCATCAGAGGAAGAAATCAGGAGAGCAATTGTCCTTGCCAATGCTGCGAAGTTCATCGATAAGCTACCAAAT GGACTAGATACAATGGTTGGTGAGCATGGCACACAGCTATCTGGTGGACAGAAACAAAGAATTGCAATTGCAAGAGCAATTTTGAAGGACCCTAGGATACTACTTCTTGATGAAGCTACAAGCGCCCTTGATGCTGAATCTGAGCATGTAGTTCAGGATGCACTCAATAATATCATGGTTAACAGGACCACCATAATTGTAGCCCATCGCCTGAGCACAGTGAGAAATGCTGATACAATATCTGTGCTACATCGTGGACAACTTGTGGAACAAG GACCTCATGCTGAGTTGATAAAATATTCCAATGGAGCATACTATCAACTTTTACAGCTTCAAGAGGTAAACGCGAGAAGGAATGGAACTTATGAACTTGACCCCAATAGGCTATCTGATGTTGCAAACAGACTATCTGATGTTGCAAACAGACTATCTGATGCTGCGAACAGACTATCTGATGCTGGAAATTTTGTAAGTCGACATAGCATTAGAAAGCTATCCTTTGAGAGATCTATGAGCAGACATTCGTCACTGGGTGGAAGCAGAAGGAATTCACAGACATATGCATTGACTGAAGATGAAATCGAAGGGTGTGATGACACGAAGTCTGGCAAGAATGTACTTAGGCGCTTACTACACCTTCATAAGCCTGAAACTGCAATCCTTCTGTTAGGATGCATTGCCGCCTCCGCCAATGGAGCTATACTTCCAGTGTTTGGCCTGTTGCTTTCAAGTGCCATCAACGCATTCTATGAACCACCACACAAACTGCGAAAAGATTCAGTGTTCTGGGCAGAAATATACGTGATCTTGGGTGTTGTATCCATCTTTATCATACCAGTGCAACACACTTTGTTCAACATGGCAGGTGGGAAGCTTATCGAGCGTATACGTGCCTTATCATTTAGTCGGGTTGTTTACCAGGATATTGGATGGTTTGATGACCCTCTGAACAGCAG TGGCGCAATAGGTGCTAGGCTATCCGCAGATGCCGCATCCGTCAAAAGCATTGCTGGAGATGTTTTATCATTGATCGTTCAAAGTATAAGCACTGCTCTTGTCGGCATTGTAATAGCTATGATTGCAAACTGGAAGCTAGCATTCATAGTCTTGTGCTTCGTTCCCTGTGTATTTGCGCAGAGTTATGCTCAATCAAGGTTAATGAGGGGATTTGGTGCTGATGCAAAG GAAATGTATGAACAAGCGAGCACAATTGCTAGTGATGCCATCAGTAACATTAGAACTGTCACTTCATTCTGTGTAGGAGAGAAGATAATTGAAAGCTACCGAAATAAATGCAAAGGTCCTGTGAAGAAAGGAGTCCGTCAGGGAGCTATAAGTGGTGTGGGTTATGGATTCTCATTTGCCTTGCTCTTCTGCTTTTATGCTGTATCGTTTTATGTCGGAGCACGCTTTGTACACAATGGAACAGCTGACGTTGGGGAAGTTTTTAAG GTCTTCTTTGCTTTAACAATGATGGCTGTTGGAGTTTCACAATCGAGTTCTCTTGCTCGGGATTTTAGCAAAGTGCAAGATGCGGCAGCCTCCATTTTTAAGATTATAGATAGGAAATCCAAGATAGATGCAAGCTCAGATGATGGAATGGCTCCAGAGAAAATTGAGGGGAATATAGAGTTTCAGCATGTGAGCTTCAAGTATCCAGCTCGAACTGACGTGCAGATCTTCACAAATTTGTGCTTGAGGATCCCATCTGGCAAG ACTGTTGCGCTTGTTGGTGAAAGCGGAAGCGGTAAATCAACAGTGGTAGCCTTGCTAGAGAGGTTCTATGACCCTGACTCTGGCGCCATCTTTCTAGACGGCATGGACCTTAAGACCCTCAAGCTCACCTGGCTCAGGCAGCAGATAGGGCTAGTGGGCCAAGAACCGGTTCTCTTCAACGGCACCATCAGAGCAAACATCGCCTACGGCAAGCAGGATCAGGTGTCCGAGGAGGAGATCGTCGCTGTCGCCGAGGCCGCCAACGCCCACCGCTTCATCTCCTCGCTCCCGCACGGGTACGACACCAGCGTCGGCGAGCGTGGCGTGCAGCTCTCCGGCGGGCAGAAGCAGCGGATCGCCATCGCGCGGGCGATCCTCAAGGACCCCAAGGTGTTGCTCCTGGACGAGGCGACGAGCGCGCTGGACTCTGAGTCGGAGCGCATCGTGCAGGAGGCTCTGGACAGGGTGATGGTCGGGCGGACAACGGTGATCGTGGCGCACCGGCTGTCGACCATCACCGGCGCCGACAAGATCGCCGTcatcaagaacggcgtcgttgCCGAGGAAGGCCGGCACGGGCGGCTGCTGCGCTTGCCCGGTGGAGCTTATGCGTCCCTTGTTGCCTTGCAGTCTAGCAGTTCGTGA